The proteins below come from a single Pseudarthrobacter sp. SSS035 genomic window:
- a CDS encoding transposase, whose protein sequence is MDHFHVALLAGKALDECRRRGQHAIRGHRGRTGLWRARQMK, encoded by the coding sequence CTGGATCACTTCCACGTGGCGCTCCTGGCCGGCAAGGCGCTCGATGAGTGCCGGCGTCGGGGCCAGCATGCCATCCGTGGCCACCGCGGCCGTACCGGTCTGTGGAGGGCACGTCAAATGAAATAG
- a CDS encoding class I SAM-dependent methyltransferase codes for MTDAEVETAYSKRAAEYTARFGSVESSHPADRKLVADWVAPLVGPVLDVGCGPGHWTKFLADQGAAVEGIDLVPAFIKQAQASFPGIPFRVASLTSLGVPEGYASGILAWYSLIHFEPDQVPSVLRELARRLTPGGLLLIGLFEGDEIARFPHAVTPAYSWPVGDLSRILSVAGFETISHQRRTDPGHRPHAAISARLSHS; via the coding sequence ATGACAGATGCAGAGGTCGAGACCGCGTACTCAAAGAGAGCTGCCGAGTACACTGCCAGATTTGGGTCGGTCGAGTCCTCTCATCCAGCTGACCGGAAGCTCGTAGCTGACTGGGTCGCACCTCTGGTGGGGCCAGTGCTGGATGTGGGATGCGGGCCCGGCCATTGGACCAAGTTCCTCGCGGACCAAGGGGCGGCGGTCGAAGGAATTGATTTGGTGCCGGCGTTCATCAAGCAGGCACAAGCATCCTTCCCCGGCATCCCATTCCGCGTCGCCTCCCTCACGAGTCTCGGTGTTCCCGAAGGATATGCATCCGGCATCCTGGCTTGGTACTCGCTAATCCACTTTGAACCCGACCAGGTTCCCTCCGTTCTGCGGGAACTGGCACGGCGCCTGACTCCTGGCGGACTTCTCCTCATAGGTCTGTTTGAAGGAGACGAAATTGCGAGATTTCCACATGCGGTGACGCCTGCGTACTCCTGGCCTGTGGGAGACCTCAGCAGGATCCTTAGTGTAGCCGGCTTCGAAACCATCTCCCATCAGCGACGAACTGATCCTGGTCATCGGCCGCATGCCGCTATCAGTGCACGCCTGAGCCATTCATAA